One stretch of Candidatus Syntrophosphaera sp. DNA includes these proteins:
- a CDS encoding helix-turn-helix domain-containing protein, whose translation MDHLQDRWLSIKEICAYLGVSDDTVYRWIKFHDMPTHKMGRLWKFKINEIDEWVKAGGATLKSIKSRAKKI comes from the coding sequence ATGGATCATCTGCAGGACAGGTGGCTGTCCATCAAAGAGATATGTGCTTACCTCGGAGTAAGCGATGACACGGTGTATCGCTGGATAAAATTCCACGATATGCCCACCCACAAGATGGGGCGATTGTGGAAATTCAAAATCAATGAGATAGATGAGTGGGTCAAGGCTGGTGGAGCAACACTTAAATCAATCAAATCAAGAGCTAAGAAGATATAG
- a CDS encoding DEAD/DEAH box helicase, with amino-acid sequence MNTEKEELKKKLEDALKRISELEAENSRLTDLVSNATHPSDLNTEPSNPTENKQKHSTENSHSVSASSIDAPINNQSSPENKVQLFRSLFQGREDVFAIRWVGKDNRSGYSPACYNDWKHEVCGKYKKIPCASCENRKLIPLDDKQIYRHLSGEIIIGIYPLLEDDTCKFLAIDFDKKEWRDDVMALIDVCNQYHVPGYVEISRSGKGAHVWFFFDEKISAAQARRLGTALITNAMENHHQIGFDSFDRMFPNQDTMPKGGFGNLIALTLQKKARESGHSEFVDQQLHRIYDQWLFLSQVERLSKHRISAILSELPSGHGSMGLSQINISEEDETMPWEAKQAQPEEYKDLPSQVKIVLSNMIYVEKTGLPQKLMSNIVRLAAFQNPEFYRAQAMRMPIYNLPRVINLSSETDEYLIIPRGCLEDLSKLVSTLGILLIQKDLRFPGEPINATFAGKLSSEQLLAGTAMLKHDNGILSATTAFGKTVVAIWMIAQRQTNTLVIVHRRQLMNQWVERLKCFLQEPEIGQIGGGIDKRTGKIDVAIIQSLTHKHTVKELVKDYGMVIVDECHHISAFSFEQVLKSVRAKYIYGLTATPIRQDGHHPIVYMQCGPIRYKVDAKSQILQRSFTHKVVTRQTTFSMTKLSEDAEIKITDIYQALVVDTKRNDMILDDIIAAIVAGRSPLVLTERTAHVEFFAQKLAGFSKHVIALRGGMGRKQLKAVMDKLHSIPDEDERVIIATGKYIGEGFDDSRLDTLFLTMPISWKGVLQQYAGRLHRAHDNKTEVVIYDYVDIEEPVLAKMYRKRIKGYESMGYSIISK; translated from the coding sequence ATGAACACCGAGAAAGAAGAACTAAAGAAGAAACTCGAAGATGCGCTTAAGCGGATCAGTGAACTGGAGGCAGAGAACTCCAGGCTGACAGATTTGGTATCAAATGCTACTCATCCATCAGACTTGAATACTGAGCCCTCAAATCCAACTGAAAACAAGCAAAAGCATAGCACCGAGAATTCACATTCAGTAAGTGCAAGTTCTATTGATGCTCCAATCAACAATCAATCCAGTCCAGAAAACAAGGTACAGCTCTTTCGCAGCTTATTTCAGGGAAGAGAAGACGTGTTTGCAATCAGATGGGTTGGCAAAGATAATAGGTCAGGCTACTCACCAGCTTGCTATAATGATTGGAAACACGAAGTGTGCGGAAAGTACAAGAAAATCCCTTGTGCGAGCTGTGAGAACAGAAAGCTTATCCCACTTGATGATAAACAAATCTACCGGCACCTGAGTGGTGAGATCATAATTGGTATCTACCCCCTGCTGGAAGATGATACATGCAAGTTTCTGGCTATAGATTTTGATAAGAAGGAATGGCGGGATGATGTGATGGCATTGATCGATGTCTGCAATCAGTATCATGTTCCTGGTTATGTTGAGATATCCAGGTCTGGGAAGGGTGCCCATGTGTGGTTTTTCTTTGATGAAAAGATTTCTGCAGCTCAGGCTCGTAGATTGGGAACTGCGCTGATTACAAATGCTATGGAGAATCACCACCAAATCGGCTTTGATTCATTTGACCGCATGTTCCCCAATCAAGATACTATGCCCAAAGGTGGTTTTGGCAATCTGATTGCATTAACCTTGCAAAAGAAAGCCCGGGAGAGTGGGCATAGTGAGTTTGTAGATCAGCAGCTACATAGGATTTATGATCAATGGCTCTTTCTGTCACAAGTAGAAAGACTCAGTAAACACAGGATCAGTGCAATCCTCTCAGAACTACCCTCTGGTCACGGTTCGATGGGATTATCCCAGATAAATATATCTGAAGAGGATGAAACCATGCCCTGGGAAGCAAAACAAGCCCAACCTGAGGAGTACAAAGATTTACCCTCTCAGGTTAAGATTGTCCTGAGTAATATGATCTACGTTGAGAAAACTGGACTTCCTCAGAAGCTCATGTCCAATATTGTCAGGCTGGCTGCCTTCCAGAATCCAGAATTCTACCGCGCCCAAGCCATGAGAATGCCAATCTACAATTTGCCCAGGGTCATCAATCTATCCTCAGAGACAGATGAATATCTCATAATCCCAAGAGGGTGTCTGGAAGATCTCTCAAAGCTTGTGTCAACTCTGGGCATTTTACTGATCCAGAAGGATTTGAGATTTCCAGGAGAACCCATCAATGCAACATTCGCTGGTAAACTAAGCAGTGAACAACTCCTTGCCGGGACTGCGATGCTCAAGCATGATAATGGTATTCTCTCAGCTACCACGGCATTCGGCAAGACAGTTGTGGCAATCTGGATGATTGCTCAAAGGCAGACTAATACTCTGGTCATCGTACATCGCAGGCAGTTAATGAACCAATGGGTAGAGCGGCTGAAGTGTTTTCTGCAAGAACCGGAGATAGGGCAAATTGGTGGAGGAATTGATAAGAGAACCGGCAAGATCGATGTGGCTATTATTCAGAGTCTTACCCACAAACACACAGTTAAAGAGCTCGTTAAGGATTACGGCATGGTGATTGTGGATGAGTGTCACCATATCTCTGCCTTTAGCTTTGAACAAGTTCTCAAATCTGTGAGGGCCAAGTACATCTATGGGCTTACTGCCACCCCAATCCGCCAGGATGGACATCATCCCATTGTTTATATGCAATGCGGCCCTATCCGTTATAAAGTAGATGCCAAATCTCAAATTCTGCAAAGGTCCTTCACTCACAAGGTAGTAACTCGCCAAACAACCTTCTCAATGACCAAACTTAGCGAGGATGCCGAGATCAAGATCACAGACATCTATCAAGCTTTGGTGGTGGATACTAAGCGAAATGACATGATTCTGGATGACATCATTGCGGCAATCGTGGCCGGTAGAAGTCCACTTGTTTTAACGGAAAGAACTGCTCACGTGGAGTTCTTTGCACAGAAACTCGCAGGCTTTTCCAAGCATGTAATCGCACTTCGGGGTGGCATGGGTAGAAAACAGCTGAAAGCGGTAATGGATAAGCTCCACTCCATACCGGATGAAGATGAAAGGGTGATTATCGCAACCGGAAAGTACATCGGAGAGGGCTTTGATGACAGCAGACTGGATACCTTGTTTCTTACTATGCCCATATCCTGGAAAGGAGTATTGCAACAATATGCTGGTAGGCTACATAGGGCTCACGATAACAAAACAGAGGTTGTGATTTACGATTACGTGGACATAGAGGAGCCTGTGCTTGCGAAAATGTACAGAAAGAGAATAAAAGGGTATGAGAGTATGGGTTATTCGATCATTAGCAAATAA